One window of the Ananas comosus cultivar F153 linkage group 21, ASM154086v1, whole genome shotgun sequence genome contains the following:
- the LOC109726543 gene encoding filament-like plant protein 3 isoform X1 has translation MDRRSWLWRRKSSEKSPGESESSGSVSSHSERYSDDQCAIGKQEVLRVQSDTASPSHAQSQEVTSNNGDNNDVQETVKTLTEKLSAALLSISAKEELVKQHAKVAEEAVSGWEQAETELASLKQQLEIAFQKNSALEDRINHLDGALKECVRQLRQSREEQEERTHDAISKRAREWESSKSELENQILDLKKQLETAASEAAPSPLQLNLQEKLEVIERENTDLKAELLAQAEDIRVLALERELSNRVAETASKQHLESVKKAAKLEAECRRLRAFSRKKAPIIDHRPIPQSVCVESLTDSLSDMDNEPECSDSWASALIAELDQFKNGKAGSRNLKTASVEIDLMDDFLEMERLVALPEADRRSSSFELETDSEKALLKDCFSKVEIESLRDELVELQAKVKKIESEKKELEMALADSKSHYEITHDKLKLADDELVQLHKQLELAYELKLASENEVMNVEAKRKELHYQLESANVEVGKQREKVRFLEQDLKAERDLSVKYATKVEALESTKNALEIQLETVNSEVGRLRELVGVLEGKIKEEKGLSAKFSIKIEASEAARKALESEVESARKEVRKLKEKVAFVEAEAEKERVISAKYAAEVETANLVLGNLREEIGLLEEQIEKEKAISEEFAAKCEKLEAQLSRHHREAELRLIANANGELKMKQEKELAVAAEKLADCQKTIASLGQQLKSLTDLDDIMLEAEIPQLIQSFGDHENGDDDTLHCYESSRNLHGFTLPNGKEKGSFPFSSISSSASASASTVSGLSRLLSYSRSNSAIEK, from the exons ATGGATCGCCGGAGTTGGCTTTGGAGGCGCAAGTCGTCGGAGAAGAGTCCCGGAGAAAGCGAGAGCTCGGGATCGGTGTCGTCGCACTCGGAGAGATACTCTGATGATCAG TGTGCTATTGGAAAACAGGAGGTGTTGAGGGTTCAGTCGGATACTGCTTCCCCAAGTCACGCCCAGTCACAAGAGGTTACTTCGAACAATGGAGATAATAATGATGTCCAAGAGACTGTGAAGACTTTGACCGAGAAGCTATCTGCTGCTCTTTTGAGCATCAGCGCAAAAGAGGAGCTGGTCAAGCAGCACGCAAAAGTCGCTGAAGAAGCTGTTTCAG GGTGGGAACAAGCTGAAACCGAACTAGCGTCTCTCAAGCAGCAGCTTGAAATCGCTTTCCAGAAGAACTCTGCTCTCGAGGATCGAATCAACCACCTTGATGGGGCCCTCAAGGAATGCGTGCGGCAGCTCCGTCAATCCCGAGAAGAGCAAGAAGAGAGAACCCATGATGCGATATCCAAAAGGGCTCGTGAGTGGGAATCGAGCAAGTCCGAGCTCGAGAATCAGATTCTTGATCTCAAGAAACAGCTGGAAACTGCTGCATCAGAAGCTGCTCCTTCCCCCCTTCAGCTTAATCTGCAAGAAAAGCTCGAAGTTATCGAGAGAGAGAACACGGACCTCAAAGCTGAGCTTCTCGCTCAAGCCGAGGATATTAGGGTTCTAGCACTTGAAAGAGAGCTTAGCAACCGAGTTGCAGAAACGGCTAGCAAACAGCACCTGGAGAGCGTGAAAAAAGCGGCCAAGTTAGAAGCTGAATGCAGGAGATTGCGGGCTTTCTCGCGTAAAAAAGCACCAATTATTGACCACAGACCAATTCCTCAATCAGTTTGTGTGGAATCTCTCACTGATAGCTTATCAGATATGGATAATGAACCGGAATGCTCGGATTCGTGGGCATCGGCTTTAATCGCAGAGCTTGATCAGTTCAAAAATGGAAAAGCTGGTTCTAGAAATCTAAAAACTGCTTCTGTGGAGATTGACCTAATGGATGATTTTCTTGAGATGGAGAGGCTTGTGGCTTTGCCCGAGGCTGATCGCAGAAGCTCTAGCTTCGAGCTAGAAACTGATTCTGAAAAAGCTCTTTTGAAGGACTGCTTTTCGAAGGTTGAAATTGAATCTCTGCGGGATGAATTAGTAGAGTTACAGGCAAAGGTCAAGAAGATCGAAAGTGAGAAGAAAGAACTGGAAATGGCTTTGGCTGATTCTAAAAGCCATTATGAGATCACACATGATAAGCTAAAACTAGCTGACGATGAATTGGTGCAGCTGCACAAGCAGTTAGAATTGGCTTATGAGCTGAAACTTGCATCGGAAAACGAAGTAATGAATGTGGAGGCAAAGAGAAAGGAGTTGCATTATCAACTAGAATCAGCAAATGTGGAAGTTGGAAAACAACGTGAGAAGGTGAGATTCTTAGAACAAGATCTTAAGGCTGAGAGGGACCTTTCTGTGAAATATGCGACTAAGGTCGAGGCTCTGGAGTCCACTAAGAATGCCTTAGAGATTCAGCTTGAAACGGTTAACTCGGAAGTCGGAAGACTAAGAGAGTTGGTGGGTGTGTTAGAAGGCAAAATCAAGGAAGAGAAGGGCTTATCTGCAAAATTCTCAATTAAAATAGAGGCTTCGGAGGCAGCGAGAAAGGCTTTAGAATCTGAGGTCGAGTCCGCGCGTAAAGAAGTTCGGAAATTAAAGGAAAAGGTGGCTTTTGTAGAAGCTGAAGCAGAGAAGGAGAGGGTTATATCTGCAAAATATGCAGCTGAGGTAGAAACAGCAAATCTTGTACTCGGGAACCTTCGTGAAGAAATCGGCTTGCTGGAAGAGCagattgaaaaggaaaaagcaaTTTCTGAAGAATTCGCAGCTAAGTGCGAGAAGTTGGAGGCTCAGCTTTCGAGGCACCACCGAGAAGCCGAGCTTCGCCTAATTGCAAATGCAAATGGAGAACTGAAGATGAAGCAG GAGAAAGAGCTCGCGGTGGCTGCTGAAAAGCTGGCAGATTGTCAGAAGACAATAGCTTCTCTCGGCCAACAGCTCAAATCCTTAACAGATTTAGATGATATCATGCTCGAGGCGGAAATACCTCAACTTATCCAAAGCTTTGGAGATCACGAAAATGGCGATGACGATACACTACACTGTTACGAAAGTTCACGTAATCTACATGGATTTACTCTCCCAAATGGCAAAGAGAAGGGCTCTTTCCCCTTCTCTTCTATCTCTtcgtcggcctcggcctcgGCCTCGACCGTTTCTGGGCTTTCGAGATTGTTATCGTATAGTAGGAGCAATAGTGCTATAGAAAAATAG
- the LOC109726543 gene encoding filament-like plant protein 3 isoform X2 gives MDRRSWLWRRKSSEKSPGESESSGSVSSHSERYSDDQEVLRVQSDTASPSHAQSQEVTSNNGDNNDVQETVKTLTEKLSAALLSISAKEELVKQHAKVAEEAVSGWEQAETELASLKQQLEIAFQKNSALEDRINHLDGALKECVRQLRQSREEQEERTHDAISKRAREWESSKSELENQILDLKKQLETAASEAAPSPLQLNLQEKLEVIERENTDLKAELLAQAEDIRVLALERELSNRVAETASKQHLESVKKAAKLEAECRRLRAFSRKKAPIIDHRPIPQSVCVESLTDSLSDMDNEPECSDSWASALIAELDQFKNGKAGSRNLKTASVEIDLMDDFLEMERLVALPEADRRSSSFELETDSEKALLKDCFSKVEIESLRDELVELQAKVKKIESEKKELEMALADSKSHYEITHDKLKLADDELVQLHKQLELAYELKLASENEVMNVEAKRKELHYQLESANVEVGKQREKVRFLEQDLKAERDLSVKYATKVEALESTKNALEIQLETVNSEVGRLRELVGVLEGKIKEEKGLSAKFSIKIEASEAARKALESEVESARKEVRKLKEKVAFVEAEAEKERVISAKYAAEVETANLVLGNLREEIGLLEEQIEKEKAISEEFAAKCEKLEAQLSRHHREAELRLIANANGELKMKQEKELAVAAEKLADCQKTIASLGQQLKSLTDLDDIMLEAEIPQLIQSFGDHENGDDDTLHCYESSRNLHGFTLPNGKEKGSFPFSSISSSASASASTVSGLSRLLSYSRSNSAIEK, from the exons ATGGATCGCCGGAGTTGGCTTTGGAGGCGCAAGTCGTCGGAGAAGAGTCCCGGAGAAAGCGAGAGCTCGGGATCGGTGTCGTCGCACTCGGAGAGATACTCTGATGATCAG GAGGTGTTGAGGGTTCAGTCGGATACTGCTTCCCCAAGTCACGCCCAGTCACAAGAGGTTACTTCGAACAATGGAGATAATAATGATGTCCAAGAGACTGTGAAGACTTTGACCGAGAAGCTATCTGCTGCTCTTTTGAGCATCAGCGCAAAAGAGGAGCTGGTCAAGCAGCACGCAAAAGTCGCTGAAGAAGCTGTTTCAG GGTGGGAACAAGCTGAAACCGAACTAGCGTCTCTCAAGCAGCAGCTTGAAATCGCTTTCCAGAAGAACTCTGCTCTCGAGGATCGAATCAACCACCTTGATGGGGCCCTCAAGGAATGCGTGCGGCAGCTCCGTCAATCCCGAGAAGAGCAAGAAGAGAGAACCCATGATGCGATATCCAAAAGGGCTCGTGAGTGGGAATCGAGCAAGTCCGAGCTCGAGAATCAGATTCTTGATCTCAAGAAACAGCTGGAAACTGCTGCATCAGAAGCTGCTCCTTCCCCCCTTCAGCTTAATCTGCAAGAAAAGCTCGAAGTTATCGAGAGAGAGAACACGGACCTCAAAGCTGAGCTTCTCGCTCAAGCCGAGGATATTAGGGTTCTAGCACTTGAAAGAGAGCTTAGCAACCGAGTTGCAGAAACGGCTAGCAAACAGCACCTGGAGAGCGTGAAAAAAGCGGCCAAGTTAGAAGCTGAATGCAGGAGATTGCGGGCTTTCTCGCGTAAAAAAGCACCAATTATTGACCACAGACCAATTCCTCAATCAGTTTGTGTGGAATCTCTCACTGATAGCTTATCAGATATGGATAATGAACCGGAATGCTCGGATTCGTGGGCATCGGCTTTAATCGCAGAGCTTGATCAGTTCAAAAATGGAAAAGCTGGTTCTAGAAATCTAAAAACTGCTTCTGTGGAGATTGACCTAATGGATGATTTTCTTGAGATGGAGAGGCTTGTGGCTTTGCCCGAGGCTGATCGCAGAAGCTCTAGCTTCGAGCTAGAAACTGATTCTGAAAAAGCTCTTTTGAAGGACTGCTTTTCGAAGGTTGAAATTGAATCTCTGCGGGATGAATTAGTAGAGTTACAGGCAAAGGTCAAGAAGATCGAAAGTGAGAAGAAAGAACTGGAAATGGCTTTGGCTGATTCTAAAAGCCATTATGAGATCACACATGATAAGCTAAAACTAGCTGACGATGAATTGGTGCAGCTGCACAAGCAGTTAGAATTGGCTTATGAGCTGAAACTTGCATCGGAAAACGAAGTAATGAATGTGGAGGCAAAGAGAAAGGAGTTGCATTATCAACTAGAATCAGCAAATGTGGAAGTTGGAAAACAACGTGAGAAGGTGAGATTCTTAGAACAAGATCTTAAGGCTGAGAGGGACCTTTCTGTGAAATATGCGACTAAGGTCGAGGCTCTGGAGTCCACTAAGAATGCCTTAGAGATTCAGCTTGAAACGGTTAACTCGGAAGTCGGAAGACTAAGAGAGTTGGTGGGTGTGTTAGAAGGCAAAATCAAGGAAGAGAAGGGCTTATCTGCAAAATTCTCAATTAAAATAGAGGCTTCGGAGGCAGCGAGAAAGGCTTTAGAATCTGAGGTCGAGTCCGCGCGTAAAGAAGTTCGGAAATTAAAGGAAAAGGTGGCTTTTGTAGAAGCTGAAGCAGAGAAGGAGAGGGTTATATCTGCAAAATATGCAGCTGAGGTAGAAACAGCAAATCTTGTACTCGGGAACCTTCGTGAAGAAATCGGCTTGCTGGAAGAGCagattgaaaaggaaaaagcaaTTTCTGAAGAATTCGCAGCTAAGTGCGAGAAGTTGGAGGCTCAGCTTTCGAGGCACCACCGAGAAGCCGAGCTTCGCCTAATTGCAAATGCAAATGGAGAACTGAAGATGAAGCAG GAGAAAGAGCTCGCGGTGGCTGCTGAAAAGCTGGCAGATTGTCAGAAGACAATAGCTTCTCTCGGCCAACAGCTCAAATCCTTAACAGATTTAGATGATATCATGCTCGAGGCGGAAATACCTCAACTTATCCAAAGCTTTGGAGATCACGAAAATGGCGATGACGATACACTACACTGTTACGAAAGTTCACGTAATCTACATGGATTTACTCTCCCAAATGGCAAAGAGAAGGGCTCTTTCCCCTTCTCTTCTATCTCTtcgtcggcctcggcctcgGCCTCGACCGTTTCTGGGCTTTCGAGATTGTTATCGTATAGTAGGAGCAATAGTGCTATAGAAAAATAG
- the LOC109726291 gene encoding uncharacterized protein LOC109726291: MATTFSTNHTLSFVRSRPLPVPKPLKTLTLTLTLTLPIPPNPSARHAIKLFSSAQFPRRYSAAVRVAETDPKTIDGDEENRTLENKSDAKVDRNDIPPMKNLIQSYKRALLDGDEKILYETEALICAVESETNDLSAKFTNITSEITSGKDEFLRLKADFDNFRKQFEKYRLSFTSDIQVEVVESLLPIVDSFEKAKLQITPETEKEKKLDTSYQGIYKQLVEILRSLGVGVVETVGKPFDPFIHEAVAREESQQFKAGIVSHEIRRGFVLKDRLLRPAKVKVSTGLAQAKSDSVSEKSADQPEAASDSGGSSSAAPNSF, from the exons ATGGCTACAACGTTCTCCACCAACCACACCCTCTCCTTCGTCCGCTCTCGCCCCCTCCCCGTCCCGAAAcccctcaaaaccctaaccctaaccctaaccctaaccctcccAATCCCTCCAAACCCTAGCGCGAGGCACGCGATTAAGCTCTTCTCCTCCGCCCAATTCCCTCGCAGATACTCCGCCGCCGTAAGAGTCGCCGAAACCGATCCaaag ACGATCGATGGGGATGAAGAGAACAGGACCTTAGAGAACAAATCGGACGCCAAAGTAGATCGAAATGATATTCCTCCTATGAAAAACCTCATACAATCCTACAAAAGAGCCCTTCTAGATGGAGATGAAAAGATCCTTTATGAAACGGAGGCACTAATTTGTGCTGTGGAGAGTGAGACGAACGATTTGTCCGCGAAATTCACAAATATAACCTCCGAAATAACTTCTGGGAAGGACGAGTTCCTTCGACTAAAGGCTGATTTTGACAATTTTCGGAAGCAATTTGAGAAGTATCGTCTTTCTTTTACATCGGATATACAAGTAGAAGTAGTCGAGAGTTTGTTGCCTATCGTCGATAGTTTTGAGAAGGCCAAGCTGCAGATAACACCAGAAacggagaaagagaaaaagctcGACACAAGTTATCAAGGCATATACAAGCAACTTGTGGAAATATTGAGAAGCTTGGGTGTTGGTGTTGTGGAGACAGTTGGCAAGCCATTCGATCCTTTT ATTCACGAGGCGGTAGCAAGAGAGGAGTCCCAGCAGTTCAAGGCAGGTATTGTTTCGCACGAGATCCGGCGAGGGTTTGTTCTCAAGGATCGGCTTCTCAGACCAGCCAAAGTGAAAGTTTCCACCGGCCTCGCGCAAGCAAAATCCGATTCGGTTTCTGAGAAATCTGCAGATCAGCCCGAAGCTGCATCAGATTCTGGCGGGAGTTCGTCCGCCGCACCCAACAGTTTCTAG
- the LOC109726289 gene encoding aldehyde oxidase GLOX1-like, whose amino-acid sequence MTILIPRTTTTTTILFFFFFLFFYGGGGEGTGEGGGEWRLLHESIGISAMHMQLLPGDKVVMFDRTDFGPSNISLPDGRVVILGGRRQFNYEFFPRASDRELYEFPFLEETRDADDENNLYPFLHLLPDGGLFVFANNRSVVFDPFLRRPPRRLPDLPGGAPRNYPSSGSSALLPLRPESPARGEVLVCGGAPRGAYAWARRGAAFLPAERTCGRIAATEAGAAWSVEAMPGPRVMGDMVLLPTGDVLVVNGAAAGTAGWESARDPVLRPALYRPERELGARFEEMARAGRARLYHAAATLDSYGRVLVGGGNPHAGYVFDGVEYPTELSLEAFLPPYLHPGRDGARPRAAAVVARGGGAAAAAAVGGVGYGEVVGVRFRVGVGDGDGGAEMEEGEEVRVVAVAPGFATHAVGMNQRVVGMGVGRVERISPPAPAPAEYEASSAAPPSPEVAPPGYYLWFVVHAGVPSDRGVWVRIGYPGDLS is encoded by the coding sequence atgacCATCTTGATCCCAagaaccaccaccaccacaaccatcctcttcttcttcttcttcttattcttctatGGTGGTGGCGGGGAAGGCACCGGCGAAGGCGGCGGGGAGTGGCGGTTGCTGCACGAGAGCATCGGCATCTCAGCGATGCACATGCAGCTCCTCCCGGGGGACAAAGTGGTGATGTTCGACCGCACCGACTTCGGCCCCTCCAACATCTCCCTCCCCGACGGCCGCGTCGTCATCCTCGGCGGCCGCCGCCAATTCAACTACGAGTTCTTCCCCCGCGCGTCCGACCGCGAGCTCTACGAATTCCCCTTCCTCGAGGAGACCCGCGACGCCGATGACGAGAACAACCTCTACCCgttcctccacctcctccccgACGGCGGCCTCTTCGTCTTCGCCAACAACCGCTCCGTCGTCTTCGACCCCTTCCTCCGCCGCCCGCCGCGCCGGCTCCCGGACCTGCCGGGAGGCGCGCCGCGGAACTACCCGAGCTCGGGCTCGTCGGCGCTGCTGCCGCTGCGCCCGGAGTCGCCGGCGCGCGGGGAGGTGCTGGTCTGCGGCGGCGCGCCGCGCGGGGCGTACGCGTGGGCGCGGCGCGGGGCGGCGTTCCTGCCCGCGGAGCGGACGTGCGGGCGCATCGCGGCGACGGAGGCGGGGGCGGCGTGGAGCGTGGAGGCGATGCCGGGGCCGCGGGTGATGGGCGACATGGTGCTGCTCCCCACGGGGGACGTGCTCGTCGTGAACGGCGCCGCCGCGGGGACGGCCGGGTGGGAGAGCGCGCGCGACCCGGTGCTGAGACCGGCGCTGTACCGGCCCGAGCGGGAGCTCGGGGCGAGGTTCGAGGAGATGGCGCGGGCCGGGAGGGCGCGGCTCTACCACGCGGCGGCGACGCTCGACTCGTACGGGCGGGTGCTCGTGGGCGGGGGGAACCCGCACGCCGGGTACGTGTTCGACGGGGTCGAGTACCCCACGGAGCTCAGCCTCGAGGCGTTCCTGCCCCCCTACCTCCACCCGGGGCGCGACGGGGCGCGGCCgcgcgcggcggcggtggtagcgcgcggcggcggagcggcggcggcggcggcggtgggagGGGTCGGGTACGGGGAGGTGGTGGGGGTGAGGTttagggttggggttggggaTGGGGACGGAGGGGCGGAGatggaggagggggaggaggtgagggtggtggcggtggcgccGGGGTTCGCGACGCACGCGGTGGGGATGAACCAGAGGGTGGTGGGGATGGGGGTGGGGAGGGTCGAGAGGATCTccccgccggcgccggcgccggcggagtACGAGGCGTCttcggcggcgccgccgtcgccggaggTGGCGCCGCCCGGGTACTACCTCTGGTTCGTCGTCCACGCCGGGGTCCCCAGCGACCGAGGCGTCTGGGTCCGCATCGGCTACCCCGGGGACCTCTCGTAA